The following proteins come from a genomic window of Heyndrickxia acidicola:
- a CDS encoding ABC transporter ATP-binding protein, whose translation MSSIPALEVNNLKKTIGKREIIKGISFRLFPGEVFGFLGPNGAGKTTTIRMLVGLIKPTEGSIFISGKNVQTNFTEAMKKLGCIVENPELYPYLSGWENLEYFARMDPSIPKHRLMEVAKLVGLEKRIHDRVSTYSLGMRQRLGIAQALLGEPHLLILDEPTNGLDPAGIREMREFIRYLAKKEKLSVLVSSHLLSEVQLLCDRVAIILDGEIIRTDTVEALLDEQEKVIWRVEPLELAKALLEEETEVKLDADGSLITLYNEEEVAEWNKKLVDAGVQVKEMSAKLPALEDLFLELTGGGSHDESHL comes from the coding sequence ATGAGCAGCATCCCAGCATTGGAAGTCAACAATTTAAAGAAAACAATTGGGAAAAGAGAAATTATTAAGGGGATTTCCTTCAGGCTTTTTCCCGGTGAGGTATTTGGGTTTTTAGGCCCGAATGGTGCAGGTAAAACGACTACCATTCGAATGCTGGTAGGGCTTATTAAGCCGACAGAAGGTTCAATTTTTATATCCGGAAAAAATGTTCAGACAAATTTTACAGAGGCAATGAAAAAACTGGGCTGCATTGTAGAAAATCCTGAACTTTATCCCTATCTTTCCGGCTGGGAAAATCTCGAGTACTTTGCAAGGATGGATCCTTCAATTCCGAAACATAGGCTGATGGAGGTGGCTAAGCTGGTTGGATTGGAAAAACGCATCCATGACAGGGTCAGTACGTATTCTTTAGGCATGCGGCAGCGTTTAGGGATTGCACAGGCATTGCTTGGGGAACCTCATCTATTAATATTGGACGAGCCTACCAATGGATTGGATCCTGCCGGTATACGGGAAATGAGGGAGTTTATTCGGTACTTGGCGAAAAAAGAAAAGTTAAGTGTACTTGTTTCTTCTCATTTGCTCAGTGAGGTTCAGCTTTTATGTGATCGAGTCGCCATTATACTAGATGGAGAAATTATTAGAACAGACACAGTGGAGGCACTTCTTGATGAGCAGGAGAAAGTCATTTGGAGGGTAGAGCCCCTTGAATTGGCAAAAGCTCTTCTGGAAGAGGAAACAGAGGTGAAGCTTGATGCAGATGGATCCCTCATTACACTATACAACGAGGAGGAAGTAGCGGAGTGGAATAAAAAGCTTGTAGATGCCGGGGTGCAAGTAAAAGAAATGTCTGCAAAGCTGCCAGCTCTTGAAGACCTATTCCTTGAATTGACAGGAGGCGGCAGCCATGATGAATCTCATTTATAA
- a CDS encoding SGNH/GDSL hydrolase family protein: MKKRLITTIIFISLCSTVVFLFGLGWVMKDQLVSAGAANAPVKPLKMPESKSSSQSKQIHIVALGDSLTRGTGDPEGKGYIGYMINDLKTKTKKPILLTNVAVKGATTANLLAQLKQPQIQREVKGADIVLFTIGGNDLFQGGNALTHLDTSYMKKIEKSYLVNLNSIYSEIRSINKQATVFHIGLYNPFNDLQQSKLTSSIVRQWNTDSANEAANYKEIVYVPTFDLFELHVNDYLFNDKFHPNTAGYKLIGERVASLITFSQEGNK; encoded by the coding sequence ATGAAGAAACGTCTGATTACTACCATTATATTTATTTCACTATGTTCAACAGTTGTTTTCCTTTTCGGTCTTGGCTGGGTAATGAAGGACCAGCTTGTTAGTGCAGGAGCAGCGAATGCACCGGTAAAGCCTTTGAAGATGCCTGAAAGTAAAAGCAGCAGTCAAAGTAAACAGATTCATATTGTAGCACTTGGAGATTCATTGACCAGAGGAACGGGTGATCCTGAAGGAAAAGGCTACATCGGCTATATGATCAATGATTTAAAAACGAAAACCAAGAAGCCCATCCTTTTAACGAATGTAGCTGTAAAAGGTGCAACGACTGCTAATTTGCTCGCACAATTAAAACAGCCGCAAATACAAAGAGAAGTAAAAGGGGCGGATATTGTCCTTTTCACCATTGGGGGAAACGATCTTTTTCAGGGAGGAAATGCTCTGACGCATTTAGACACGTCTTATATGAAAAAGATTGAAAAATCATACTTGGTCAATTTGAACAGTATTTATTCCGAAATACGTTCAATTAATAAGCAGGCGACCGTCTTCCACATAGGGCTTTACAATCCGTTCAATGATCTGCAACAGTCGAAATTGACTTCTTCCATCGTACGGCAGTGGAATACAGACTCTGCAAATGAAGCAGCTAACTATAAGGAGATCGTTTATGTACCGACATTTGATTTGTTTGAACTCCATGTAAACGACTATCTCTTTAATGACAAATTCCACCCCAATACAGCAGGCTATAAATTGATAGGGGAAAGAGTAGCATCGCTGATTACCTTTAGCCAGGAGGGAAACAAATGA
- the ribD gene encoding bifunctional diaminohydroxyphosphoribosylaminopyrimidine deaminase/5-amino-6-(5-phosphoribosylamino)uracil reductase RibD, translating into MKTDHDFMRLALDMAGTAKGKTNPNPMVGAVVVKDGQIVGTGIHRKAGEPHAEVHAFRMAGEHAKGATLYVTLEPCSHYGKTPPCAILVKDSGVKRVVIAMEDPNPQVAGRGIRLLREAGIEVEVGVLEEESKRLNERFVHNMLTGRPFVISKAAMTLDGKIAAYNGHSKWVTGEEARKNVHELRHQTDAILVGINTVLADNPRLTTRLETGAGKNPVRVILDSELRTPLDALLTDCSEASTWIAAASDADPVKAKALEEKGVEILLLSRNEHGLDLKELLAEIYQKGITDIIVEGGSRVNSAFLREGLIDKFIVYIAPKILGGLHSLTPFAGSDPERMGEAVDLRIEKIEQYGEDLCLTAYPKN; encoded by the coding sequence ATGAAAACAGATCACGATTTTATGAGGCTCGCACTGGATATGGCAGGAACAGCAAAGGGCAAAACTAATCCTAATCCTATGGTGGGCGCTGTAGTCGTCAAGGATGGACAAATTGTCGGAACAGGGATTCACCGCAAGGCCGGGGAGCCTCATGCAGAGGTTCATGCTTTTCGTATGGCGGGAGAACATGCAAAGGGTGCCACCCTTTATGTGACACTCGAACCCTGCTCGCATTATGGGAAAACCCCGCCTTGTGCCATTCTTGTTAAGGATTCCGGTGTGAAAAGAGTAGTAATTGCGATGGAAGATCCGAATCCACAGGTAGCAGGAAGGGGGATTCGCCTCCTTCGCGAAGCAGGCATTGAAGTGGAAGTAGGGGTATTAGAGGAGGAATCTAAAAGGCTTAATGAGCGTTTTGTTCATAATATGCTCACCGGAAGGCCTTTTGTGATTTCCAAAGCAGCCATGACGCTGGATGGGAAAATAGCTGCATACAATGGGCACTCGAAGTGGGTAACTGGTGAGGAAGCGAGAAAAAATGTTCATGAGCTTCGTCATCAAACAGATGCCATTCTTGTCGGGATTAACACAGTGCTTGCCGATAATCCAAGGTTAACAACCAGATTGGAAACGGGTGCAGGAAAAAATCCCGTAAGAGTGATTTTGGATTCAGAACTAAGAACTCCTCTAGATGCCTTGTTAACAGATTGCTCTGAAGCCAGTACGTGGATCGCAGCCGCAAGTGATGCAGACCCTGTCAAGGCAAAGGCATTGGAGGAAAAAGGTGTTGAAATCCTTCTCCTTTCCAGAAATGAACATGGCCTCGACCTAAAGGAGCTACTGGCCGAGATTTATCAAAAGGGCATTACGGATATCATTGTGGAAGGCGGAAGCCGGGTGAACAGTGCTTTTTTAAGAGAAGGGCTGATCGATAAATTCATTGTGTACATTGCACCTAAAATATTGGGAGGACTTCACTCTCTTACTCCTTTTGCTGGAAGTGATCCAGAAAGAATGGGGGAAGCCGTAGATCTTCGAATTGAGAAGATAGAACAATACGGCGAAGATTTGTGCCTGACTGCTTATCCAAAAAATTAA
- a CDS encoding amidase domain-containing protein, with the protein MKEQLRIHLARRLDQFVGSCRDITYSDVEKKIDSLSKRNAELVKVDANAKIKRVHKEEGHSLIDYDVHMRFLIKQKNKLYIEEAIEHREASFYQDRLYNDNEKTVDFSVPAPSIEESLNDSHEEMAGEMRGFYYDRRKAVQYAEKWWNSYNPAYKTFEVDCTNFISQCLHAGGSPMRGYPNKGHGWWLQNSQWSFSWAVANSLRLYLASSRKGLHARQVQSPEELLLGDVICYDFQGDGRFDHNTVVTGKDANGMPLVNAHTYNSRARYWAYEDSTAYTPNIKYKFFSIISE; encoded by the coding sequence ATGAAAGAACAACTGAGAATCCATTTGGCAAGAAGGCTGGATCAATTTGTTGGTTCCTGCAGAGATATTACATACTCAGATGTGGAAAAGAAGATTGACTCGCTATCTAAACGAAATGCCGAATTAGTAAAAGTCGATGCAAATGCAAAAATTAAGCGAGTGCATAAAGAGGAGGGACATTCCCTTATTGATTATGACGTGCACATGCGTTTTCTAATTAAACAGAAAAATAAGCTGTATATTGAAGAGGCTATTGAACACCGGGAGGCCTCATTTTATCAGGATCGACTGTATAATGATAATGAAAAAACAGTTGATTTCTCTGTGCCTGCGCCATCAATAGAAGAGTCTTTGAATGATAGCCATGAGGAAATGGCAGGTGAAATGAGGGGCTTCTATTATGACCGCCGAAAAGCAGTCCAGTATGCAGAAAAGTGGTGGAACAGCTATAATCCAGCATATAAAACCTTTGAGGTGGACTGTACAAATTTCATTTCACAATGCCTGCATGCCGGCGGATCGCCCATGAGAGGATATCCAAACAAAGGTCACGGCTGGTGGCTTCAAAATAGTCAGTGGAGCTTTAGCTGGGCCGTTGCCAATTCTTTGAGATTATATCTTGCCAGCTCCCGTAAAGGCCTGCATGCCAGGCAGGTTCAATCCCCTGAGGAGCTGTTATTAGGAGATGTTATCTGTTATGATTTTCAGGGAGATGGCCGCTTTGATCATAACACGGTGGTAACGGGTAAGGATGCAAACGGAATGCCGCTGGTGAACGCGCACACGTATAATAGCCGGGCGAGATATTGGGCTTATGAAGATTCAACTGCC
- a CDS encoding LysR family transcriptional regulator, with translation MDQHLYVFVTVAEKQNFSRAAEELHMTQPAVSQYIRTLEQTMGTRLLERSNKYVRLNKAGEIVYHHAKEILGLHTKMQGLIDDLTMKAKGPLAIGSSYTFGEYILPHIIARLKKQYPLIQPAITIHNTSEIAELVENHQLDIGIIEGQFKHSRVDTRKIAEDSMVLVAPPGHPLSEKSEIDIHEVKGETWILREKGSGTREAAENLFYQYGIEPEQVMEFGSTQLIKESVEAGLGISLLSSWTIQKEMKNGYISMLPVRGLPFKRHFSILTNSPFQTKALKTFLELMEDYLEENKKEKNGNP, from the coding sequence ATGGATCAGCATCTTTATGTGTTTGTGACGGTTGCAGAGAAGCAGAATTTCTCACGGGCTGCAGAAGAGCTTCATATGACCCAGCCTGCAGTCAGCCAATACATACGTACACTGGAGCAAACAATGGGGACTCGGCTGTTAGAAAGGTCTAATAAATATGTCCGTTTAAACAAAGCGGGAGAAATTGTGTACCACCATGCAAAGGAAATTCTTGGACTTCACACGAAAATGCAGGGATTAATTGATGATTTAACAATGAAGGCAAAGGGCCCATTGGCAATCGGATCAAGCTATACTTTTGGAGAATATATACTTCCACACATCATTGCCAGGCTAAAAAAACAATATCCCCTAATTCAGCCTGCTATCACTATCCACAATACATCGGAAATAGCAGAGCTGGTAGAGAATCATCAGTTGGATATAGGCATTATTGAAGGACAATTTAAGCATAGCCGTGTAGACACAAGGAAGATTGCAGAGGACTCAATGGTATTAGTTGCACCTCCAGGGCATCCTTTGTCTGAAAAAAGTGAAATTGATATACACGAAGTAAAAGGGGAAACCTGGATACTGAGGGAGAAAGGGTCAGGTACACGGGAGGCCGCGGAAAACCTATTTTATCAATATGGAATAGAACCGGAACAGGTTATGGAATTCGGAAGCACACAGTTGATAAAGGAATCAGTTGAAGCGGGTCTTGGCATTTCTTTATTATCAAGCTGGACCATTCAAAAAGAGATGAAGAATGGTTATATCAGCATGCTTCCGGTAAGGGGCCTTCCGTTTAAACGCCATTTTTCAATTTTGACCAACTCACCATTTCAAACCAAAGCGTTAAAAACGTTTTTAGAATTAATGGAAGATTATTTGGAAGAGAATAAAAAAGAAAAGAATGGGAATCCTTAA
- a CDS encoding B3/B4 domain-containing protein, producing the protein MEIHIEDPLCRIIPKFKAGIIEYKDIVVGESPQMLRGRLQYFQESLFLDLDSQAVTELEGIMEWRSLFKATGKDPNRYRHSAEALYRRIKKQSYLPTVNTAIDINNLYSLQCQIPIGIYDADKLSGNISIRVGTSGDSYDGLNGRSNSLENIIISSDDNGAFGSPFVDSARTAVTSSTQNALQIVYLRPSMDMEEALKLLNGMSKLFFQFHGGESKISISGC; encoded by the coding sequence TTGGAAATACATATAGAAGATCCATTATGCCGTATCATCCCTAAATTTAAGGCTGGGATTATTGAGTATAAAGATATTGTTGTGGGGGAATCTCCTCAAATGCTTAGGGGGCGGCTCCAATATTTTCAGGAATCCCTTTTCCTGGACCTGGACAGCCAGGCAGTTACAGAGCTTGAAGGAATTATGGAATGGAGAAGCCTATTTAAAGCTACAGGGAAAGATCCTAACCGTTACCGGCATTCTGCTGAAGCTTTATATCGGAGAATTAAGAAACAAAGCTATTTGCCTACAGTCAACACGGCGATTGACATTAACAATCTGTATTCCCTCCAATGCCAAATTCCTATTGGGATTTATGATGCAGACAAGCTTAGCGGCAATATTTCCATCCGTGTGGGGACATCCGGAGACTCCTATGATGGGTTAAACGGGAGATCCAATTCATTAGAGAATATAATTATTTCCTCAGATGATAATGGCGCATTTGGAAGCCCTTTTGTGGACTCTGCCCGAACAGCCGTTACTTCTTCAACCCAAAATGCTTTACAGATAGTGTATTTGCGGCCATCAATGGATATGGAAGAAGCCCTTAAGCTATTAAATGGGATGAGCAAGCTCTTTTTCCAGTTCCATGGGGGAGAAAGCAAAATATCGATTTCAGGATGCTAG
- a CDS encoding YitT family protein, with product MYKILVIIAGSIIVGFAYNFFLIPHHILSSGISGIAIMLGLITPINTGILNLLLNLPLLILGLLKLGKRFILYTILSVITLSVSLYVIPVKEISTEPILSSLFGGVLTGIGIGLIFRVSGSSGGFDIIAMLLAKKKDFPLGTIISAMNGIVILAAGFVFTWDAALNTIIAIYATGKVIDAIHTKHIKLTLMIITKKGEEMKKQLLSNLYRGVTILDSEGAYSGENRKILITVITRYQLTDVKSIINQIDSSAFVNITETTEVIGSFHRT from the coding sequence ATGTATAAGATTCTTGTCATCATTGCTGGGTCTATTATTGTAGGATTTGCGTATAATTTTTTTCTCATACCTCACCATATACTAAGCAGCGGAATAAGCGGAATCGCCATTATGCTTGGTTTAATTACTCCCATTAATACAGGTATATTAAACCTGCTGCTGAATCTCCCACTCTTAATACTCGGATTATTAAAGTTGGGCAAAAGATTCATTCTTTACACAATATTGTCTGTTATTACCTTGTCTGTGAGTCTCTATGTCATTCCCGTAAAAGAAATATCTACAGAGCCGATTCTTTCCTCGTTATTCGGAGGAGTATTGACCGGTATCGGAATAGGCTTAATTTTCAGGGTTTCCGGCTCATCCGGGGGCTTTGACATAATCGCAATGCTATTGGCTAAGAAAAAAGATTTCCCTCTCGGAACCATAATATCGGCCATGAATGGGATTGTCATTCTTGCAGCAGGCTTTGTATTCACATGGGATGCTGCCTTAAACACAATCATAGCCATATATGCGACTGGCAAAGTGATTGATGCCATCCATACAAAACACATCAAGCTGACATTAATGATCATTACAAAAAAAGGGGAAGAAATGAAGAAACAGCTTCTTTCCAATCTTTATAGAGGGGTTACCATCCTGGACAGCGAAGGCGCTTATTCAGGGGAAAACCGCAAAATCTTAATTACCGTGATTACACGTTATCAATTAACCGACGTAAAATCTATTATTAATCAAATCGACTCAAGTGCATTTGTAAACATAACGGAAACAACCGAAGTAATAGGGTCGTTCCATCGAACCTGA
- the queG gene encoding tRNA epoxyqueuosine(34) reductase QueG: MNITMLQKEVIEYSKSIGIDKIGFTTADPFTEMKNRLIRQQELNYQSGFEEKDLEKRVTPSLILEEPRSIIAIALAYPSKLPDPPKGKKGERRGVFCKASWGVDYHTILKEKLKKLETFILSKVPNARFKSMVDTGELVDRAVAERAGIGWSGKNCSIITPEFGSYVYLGETITNIPFDPDQPMEDQCGTCTKCLDACPTGALVQAGQLDSQKCIAFLTQTKGFLEEQYRVKLGNRLYGCDTCQTVCPKNKGMDFHLHEEMEPEPELAKPLLTPFLSMGNREFKETFGHVSGSWRGKKPIQRNAVIALGHFKEESAVPDLIEVLLKDPRPVLRGTAAWTLGRIGGEEVIAALEAAKQSERDEEVLEEIQKAMAN, from the coding sequence ATGAATATTACCATGCTGCAGAAAGAAGTTATTGAATATAGTAAATCGATCGGCATAGATAAAATTGGTTTTACCACAGCGGACCCCTTTACTGAGATGAAAAATCGGCTGATCCGCCAGCAGGAGCTGAATTACCAGTCTGGTTTTGAAGAGAAGGACCTGGAGAAAAGGGTGACACCCTCTTTGATTCTGGAAGAGCCGCGTTCGATTATTGCGATTGCATTGGCGTATCCTTCCAAATTGCCGGATCCCCCAAAAGGAAAAAAAGGAGAGCGCAGGGGAGTTTTTTGCAAGGCCTCCTGGGGTGTTGACTACCACACCATTTTAAAGGAAAAACTGAAAAAATTAGAAACATTTATCCTCTCTAAAGTACCGAATGCCCGATTTAAATCAATGGTGGATACCGGGGAACTGGTGGACCGAGCAGTAGCTGAGCGTGCAGGAATCGGCTGGAGCGGAAAAAACTGTTCCATTATTACACCTGAATTTGGTTCTTATGTGTATCTGGGAGAAACCATTACAAATATTCCTTTTGATCCCGATCAGCCAATGGAGGATCAATGCGGAACATGCACGAAATGCCTGGATGCTTGTCCGACAGGTGCTTTGGTGCAGGCGGGTCAGCTGGATTCCCAAAAGTGCATCGCATTTTTAACTCAAACCAAAGGATTTCTCGAAGAGCAATATCGTGTCAAATTGGGAAATCGTTTATATGGCTGTGATACGTGCCAAACGGTGTGTCCTAAGAATAAGGGGATGGATTTTCACCTGCACGAGGAGATGGAACCGGAGCCTGAATTGGCGAAACCTCTCTTAACCCCTTTTCTGAGCATGGGAAACCGTGAATTTAAAGAAACCTTTGGCCATGTGTCAGGTTCATGGAGAGGTAAAAAGCCTATCCAGAGAAATGCCGTCATTGCATTGGGGCATTTTAAAGAAGAAAGTGCGGTTCCTGATTTAATCGAAGTATTATTAAAGGATCCGCGTCCCGTCTTGCGCGGAACGGCGGCATGGACCCTTGGAAGAATTGGCGGAGAAGAGGTAATTGCTGCCTTGGAAGCTGCGAAACAATCTGAAAGAGACGAAGAAGTATTAGAGGAAATTCAGAAAGCAATGGCCAACTAG
- a CDS encoding GTP cyclohydrolase II produces the protein MIAKEVKDLLTNKMTIISRGEEKSLCLVGPVKLPVQLDDEVIHFNWYTWLPLDDKKMDKETVLESLSEKNLAALQQSSVLVYGDLENADKALVRMHSICHTGDIFGSKRCDCGYQLRQSMRMIAENGCGALFYLADHEGRGIGLVSKTFAYLLQQEGYDTVEANHALGFDDDIRSYDDALSVLNYLRNKPVTLITNNPKKLAALVARGLSAEDHLSLWGDISEFNQHYLKTKIEKAGHIPEKTAGSFIG, from the coding sequence ATGATAGCAAAGGAAGTTAAAGACCTTCTTACAAATAAAATGACCATCATTTCAAGGGGAGAGGAAAAAAGCTTATGCTTGGTAGGTCCAGTAAAACTCCCCGTTCAGCTCGATGATGAAGTTATCCATTTTAACTGGTATACCTGGCTCCCTCTTGATGATAAAAAAATGGACAAAGAAACAGTTCTTGAGTCCTTGTCTGAGAAAAATCTTGCCGCTTTGCAGCAGTCTTCGGTTTTGGTGTATGGTGACCTTGAAAATGCTGATAAAGCTCTTGTGAGGATGCATAGCATTTGCCATACGGGAGATATATTTGGCAGCAAACGATGTGACTGTGGATATCAGCTGCGGCAGTCTATGAGAATGATTGCAGAAAATGGATGCGGGGCTCTGTTTTATCTTGCGGATCATGAAGGAAGAGGAATTGGGCTGGTTTCCAAAACCTTTGCCTACCTTCTGCAGCAGGAGGGATATGATACAGTTGAAGCAAACCATGCCCTGGGCTTTGATGACGACATCCGTAGCTATGATGATGCCCTAAGTGTATTAAATTACCTTCGAAATAAACCCGTTACCTTAATTACCAATAATCCAAAAAAGCTCGCTGCACTCGTAGCTAGAGGATTATCAGCAGAGGATCACCTTTCATTATGGGGGGATATCTCGGAATTCAATCAGCATTACCTGAAAACAAAAATTGAAAAAGCAGGGCATATACCTGAAAAAACAGCGGGGAGCTTTATTGGATGA
- a CDS encoding glycosyl hydrolase family 18 protein, giving the protein MFVYTVKTGDTLFSISKKFDIPTENIRLVNGLAEFNIVPGQALLMNSKIYIVQPGDTLFSIALAASVSLEEIKKANSGISPAMLQPGMKVKLPQIPQTKISTLGYIYITGTPHDQELIRDFAPYLTYYPFFEYHFTSEGSLSELNDLRAIEAAWRSRTIPLATITNLTQAGFSPQLASQVLRNPKARNRLIENIFALVSEKGYGGVNIDIEGVRAEDRDRFSGFLHDLKERLHTKGLRLSIAVPAKTSEDIPWLKGFDYGAIGSAVDFMFIMAYDWHYLGSEPGPVAPIDQVIRTLEFALERVPRNKILMGVPLYGYDWVIPYSPETSAKTVSNQQAVELAMKTGSPIQYSEEYQSPYFHYTDDQGLRHVVWFEDTRSIRRKFKLVRDYKLWGLGAWQISLGFPQGPWLIRDFFTIRIVK; this is encoded by the coding sequence ATGTTTGTCTATACTGTAAAAACAGGAGATACGCTTTTTTCTATAAGCAAAAAATTTGATATTCCCACTGAAAACATTCGGCTTGTCAATGGATTGGCAGAGTTCAATATCGTCCCTGGTCAAGCTTTACTAATGAATTCGAAAATCTATATCGTGCAGCCGGGAGACACCTTGTTTTCGATTGCGCTTGCAGCCTCTGTTTCACTTGAAGAGATCAAAAAGGCAAACTCTGGCATAAGCCCTGCTATGCTGCAGCCAGGTATGAAGGTGAAACTGCCCCAAATACCTCAAACCAAAATTTCAACACTTGGGTATATATATATTACCGGCACACCACATGACCAGGAATTGATTCGGGATTTTGCTCCATACTTAACTTATTATCCATTTTTTGAATATCATTTTACAAGTGAGGGATCACTAAGCGAGTTAAATGATCTGCGGGCCATTGAAGCAGCATGGAGAAGCAGAACCATTCCGCTTGCGACCATAACAAATCTTACCCAAGCTGGTTTTAGTCCGCAGCTAGCCAGTCAGGTACTGAGAAATCCGAAAGCGAGAAATAGGCTGATTGAAAATATTTTCGCTCTTGTGTCGGAAAAAGGCTACGGTGGAGTGAATATTGATATAGAAGGTGTCAGGGCTGAGGACCGTGATCGTTTTTCTGGTTTTTTGCATGATTTAAAAGAGCGTTTGCATACAAAAGGCTTGCGACTTTCCATTGCGGTTCCTGCAAAAACAAGTGAGGATATTCCCTGGCTTAAAGGATTCGATTATGGCGCCATTGGCTCAGCTGTCGATTTCATGTTTATCATGGCGTATGACTGGCATTATTTAGGGAGTGAACCAGGTCCTGTTGCACCAATAGACCAGGTTATCAGAACCCTTGAATTTGCTCTTGAAAGAGTGCCGAGAAATAAGATTCTTATGGGGGTTCCTCTCTATGGATATGATTGGGTTATTCCATATAGTCCGGAGACCTCAGCCAAAACGGTTTCCAATCAGCAGGCTGTGGAACTGGCTATGAAAACAGGGTCACCTATTCAGTATTCAGAAGAATACCAGTCTCCATACTTCCACTATACGGATGATCAGGGCTTGCGGCATGTTGTTTGGTTTGAAGATACACGAAGTATAAGGAGAAAATTCAAGCTTGTGCGTGATTACAAACTATGGGGATTGGGTGCTTGGCAAATCAGTCTTGGATTTCCTCAAGGGCCTTGGCTCATTAGGGATTTCTTCACCATTCGGATTGTCAAATAA
- a CDS encoding ABC transporter permease: MMNLIYNEQLKIFRKKRLFVIILIVAILVPLFTYAQYKQNKSAMEKLGTKDWRVHLQQDIVDIQNRLSSSTLQSDWAQFLKIELSQDQYYLDHNINPSAPGAPTFMRVFAENSIDLLLPLLVMVVAADIVSSEASGGTMKLLLTRPVKRWKILLSKYIALLLSVSLIVLCVAILSYVISGIVFGYGGWNMPMLTGFTTKGEDLLTNHVHLIPQWVYILMEFGLVWFVCVVVGSLTFMLSVLIKSTAAVMGTMLAALIAGAILTNMVSSWESAKYLFMVNLELTDYVSGTKPPIEGMTLGFSMAVLFIWMAASLIVSFTVFTKRDMY; encoded by the coding sequence ATGATGAATCTCATTTATAATGAGCAGTTGAAAATTTTTCGGAAGAAACGTTTGTTTGTTATTATTTTAATTGTCGCTATTCTTGTTCCTCTTTTTACATATGCACAGTATAAACAGAATAAATCTGCAATGGAGAAGCTTGGTACAAAGGATTGGAGGGTCCATCTTCAACAGGACATTGTAGACATTCAAAATAGGCTCAGCTCGAGCACCTTGCAGTCTGATTGGGCGCAATTTTTGAAGATTGAACTGAGCCAGGATCAGTATTATCTTGATCACAATATTAATCCGAGCGCCCCGGGAGCTCCCACGTTCATGAGAGTATTCGCTGAAAATTCAATCGACTTATTGCTGCCGCTGCTTGTGATGGTGGTGGCTGCTGATATAGTGTCATCTGAAGCGAGTGGAGGAACCATGAAGCTCCTTTTAACAAGGCCGGTCAAAAGGTGGAAAATTTTATTAAGTAAATACATTGCCTTGCTGCTGTCTGTTTCACTCATTGTGCTGTGTGTAGCTATACTTTCTTATGTTATATCCGGGATTGTCTTTGGCTATGGAGGATGGAACATGCCGATGCTGACGGGATTTACTACAAAGGGAGAGGATTTACTGACAAACCACGTCCATCTCATCCCTCAATGGGTATACATTCTGATGGAATTTGGGCTGGTGTGGTTTGTGTGTGTAGTAGTAGGCAGTTTAACGTTTATGCTTTCGGTTTTAATCAAGAGCACTGCAGCTGTAATGGGTACGATGCTTGCTGCTCTCATTGCAGGTGCCATCCTTACCAATATGGTGTCTTCCTGGGAGAGTGCGAAGTACTTATTTATGGTGAATCTGGAGCTTACCGACTACGTAAGCGGAACCAAGCCTCCTATTGAAGGAATGACACTTGGCTTTTCAATGGCTGTTCTTTTTATATGGATGGCTGCATCACTAATCGTTTCTTTTACTGTTTTTACAAAAAGGGATATGTATTAG